Proteins from a single region of Candidatus Rubrimentiphilum sp.:
- a CDS encoding alpha/beta hydrolase yields MASIVLVHGAWSDGSGWAKVIPLLQSAGHNVVAVQNQMTSLAGDMANTRATIDAMQGPTVVAGHSYGGAVITSAAQGASNVKALVFIAAFAPDEGEALGGFPPGAGAQFIAPGPGGLLYVDRAKFPGCFAGDLPPAEAAVLAAVQRPVGGAIFGEKMGTPAWKSIPSWYQVSENDQMIPPDTERMMASRAKATTISLPSSHASLVSHPKEVAELILTAARA; encoded by the coding sequence ATGGCATCTATCGTCTTGGTCCACGGTGCATGGTCGGATGGCTCGGGTTGGGCAAAAGTCATCCCGCTGCTCCAGTCCGCGGGACATAACGTTGTCGCGGTGCAGAATCAAATGACGAGTCTGGCGGGCGATATGGCCAATACGCGCGCGACGATCGACGCGATGCAAGGCCCGACCGTCGTCGCCGGCCACTCGTACGGCGGCGCAGTCATAACATCGGCCGCGCAAGGCGCAAGTAACGTCAAAGCCTTGGTATTTATCGCAGCATTCGCTCCCGACGAAGGTGAAGCACTCGGGGGCTTCCCGCCCGGCGCTGGCGCACAGTTCATCGCTCCCGGCCCCGGCGGACTTCTTTATGTCGATCGAGCAAAGTTTCCGGGATGCTTTGCTGGCGATCTGCCGCCGGCAGAAGCTGCCGTGCTTGCGGCGGTACAGCGTCCGGTCGGCGGCGCGATATTCGGCGAGAAGATGGGGACGCCGGCCTGGAAGTCGATTCCATCCTGGTATCAAGTCTCCGAGAACGATCAAATGATTCCGCCGGACACGGAACGGATGATGGCTTCCCGTGCAAAAGCAACGACGATATCGCTCCCGTCTAGCCACGCGTCGCTCGTTTCGCATCCCAAGGAAGTCGCCGAGCTGATCTTAACTGCGGCGCGGGCTTGA